From the Glycine max cultivar Williams 82 chromosome 11, Glycine_max_v4.0, whole genome shotgun sequence genome, the window ttctatttattaattagttatgAACGTTTACCGAATGATAAAACTCTTTGaatggaagtttttttttattcacaacattcaaattcaaaaatttatctAAAGAGAATCCCACATGTAATACTTAAACTATTTAGAAATTACTGGGCTACTCACCTAATTAACTGTGTTAATTATTGTCATGATGCAAATTCTTTCTTACGGGAAGAGAGATGCCGTTTAGTGCTTTTATAGTTGAAAGTTGTAACAATGTACTGATAAGCCAATTAGCTAGGCATCAAATGACTCCTCAATCCAACCTGATATATatcaaaacgaaaaaaaaaattgcaaacatTATAAGTAATTTAATAAAGCTAACATAAACTTTACACGGGCAAACTTGTTCAAACTTGTTAACAGACATGATTTCGAAAAATTCGCACTCAATGCATCTTGAAGATTACAGTTAAACTCTTTAATTTTTGACCACTTTCTTGCCGTCCAAAATCAGGATAATGATGTCAATTTTTGAACAAGATTGATTCATTGATTATGCTACAAACCCAACAGTCACAGCATTCATTATGTACGTGCAATAAAGAAACGAGTTAGCCTATAGTTCATAAACCGGCATCTTTAGAGAGCCcaattaagaaacaaaaaaataattataaacagATATTACTAACACGTCTTCctctaattttaaataaaaaattataagtgcaTAATCAccttttccttttgaaaaaaaaagttcttattTTACCTGCCATTATTTTCGTACCCTTTTACTATTGAGGTAACTTAAAAAGCTGAAAGCTGTTATAATCAATTGTTTTCTAACACTTACAATTCGATCGTAGTTTTTCACTATTCTATATGCACAAAATTACAATATtactaagaaaaaagaaaaaactaactaACTCTCGCACGCGCAATAATCACATGCACGTGCGTTAGAATTCCCTTAGCGAAACATTCTTCTCAAACCTGCCCGACGGCGACGATTTAAGATTCTGAAAGTAATCCCTAATATTGACGCCACAATTTCGATCGGAGAACCTCTCCGTCATCTCTCCGGCGCCGTCGTCCCCCGACGGTATGAACGGCGGCCGCACCACCTCCGTCAAAAGCTCCCACTGAACCCCTCGGAAAAACTCGTGCTCCTTGATCTCCGCGGCACCGCGCGTGTAACCCAAACGCTTCGTCGGATCCTTCTCCAACAACCTTTCAATAAGGTTGGTTAACGCCGTTCGTTTTCCGACGAACTCCGGCGGCTTCATGATAACGTTCCGAAACGTTTCCTTACGATTCCTTCCCTTGAACGGCGTCTTACCGTAGAGCATTTCGTAGATTAGTATTCCAAGCGCCCACCAATCGACGGCGAACTCATGTCCGTCGCCTCGGACGACCTCTGGCGAGACGTATTCTTCAGTGCCGACGAACGAGTTGGATCGTTCGCCGCTGGAGAAACTCGGTTTTCTCCGACTCACCGGGCTGACTTGCGCGGACTTGGCCTTCTTGAGAccgtttttgttgttgttgttagtcCCGTCCGGCGGGAAGAAGGAGATCCACCGGGATAAATTCCGGCGGTGCTTGCGGCGAGGTTGGGGAACGTTGGAATTTGGCAAGGGGATTGAAGGAACGATGACAGGGTTAGGATTAGGTTTAGGTTTGGGATTGAGCTTTCGGGAGAGGTCGAAATCGGTGAGGGTGACGTGGCCGGTGTTTTGGACGAGGACATTTTCGGGTTTTAGGTCGCGGTAGGCGATGCCCATGGAATGGAGGTGGTCGAGAGCGCAGAGAATTTCGGCGACGTAGAAGCGGATGACGGCGGGGGAGAAGGAGCGGTCGGTTTGGCGGTAGCGGAGGAAGTTGAGGTCGCCGCCGGGGCAGTAGGGTAGGGCCCACGCCAGGAACTGTGGGGACTCCAACGTTCCCATGAGGGAAGGGAGGAAAGGGTGGGAGAGCGttgagaggacttggatttccCAACGCGCGCGCCGTTCCGCGTCGAGCTTCGCGTGGACGCACGTTTTGTCCACCACTTTGAGGGCGAAGGGGGTGTTGGTTGTGTCTTGTACGAGGAAGACAGTTCCCATGGCGCCTTTTCCTAGGACTTTGAGGAGTTTGAGGTTGTCCAAGTCCAGCTCCTGCGATGGGGGAGGAGCTGTTGTTGCTGAATCCATTTGCGAGGATATGGTTTTTGGAGGTTAGGAATTGGGCTGTGGCGTTTTATAGATCGATAGCTGTTTTTGCGTttgggttttttatttttatttttaattcccgTGTTTTATCTGCGTTTGGTTACACTCTTACTGCATTACATTACATTATCTcaccaaaattaatattatttcatgTTCGACATTGAGTTTAACTTTATTctgaacaaaaatatattctatttttaaccttttacttctttatttgGTGGGATTTAACCTTTACTTGAGTTTAACTTTATTctgaacaaaaatatattctatttttaaccttttacttctttatttgGTGGGATTTAACCTTTACTTCTAGTCTCTTTTGTAAAACGGTTCTGTTCAGCGcaacttttttctctctctccctttcgtCACATTTGTTGTCTCTTTAGTTGTTATAAACCTTCTATTTTTGACATATGTGTTTTTAACAAGTTCATGAaagtcaagtaaaaaaaataaaaaccaatatatAATATAGTGGTGATAACTTGATGGTTATTCAAACCAAGTATGTGTGTGTGAATTAAATTGAAATGAATCACAATGGAATTGATTTAATACAACCAGTAACAAAGATACAAAATAGGATGATCGTTTCCAAGAAGGACTTGATTTCAATTATAATCTACTAATTTCTAAATGAAAGTTGAGCCAATTATAAAGTTGATTGCGACGGGTTAGAAAACtaataataactattaaataatctaactactaaaaaatataaaaacaaaagcgTAGCGTTGGTAAAATCAAAACCCTGACTGAACTGATCATATCGATCCTCACTATATAAGAATgtagataaatataaataaattataaatgaaaaatatatttatagcgTATACATTGCATAGGTGTAAATACTATAGTTTGGACTCTTGAATTGTCCAAtcatattgtttaattttaataagacCTTAACGATAAagagaataaaatcaaataaataacaaaagatgcattttttatcatttaaattttttaaaaatttgtgaaTAAGAGTTTTTATTGTTAGTGGTAATgacaaataaatgaataaaccaACCAAGAACTTGAACAAAAATTGACAAGTATAAGTATgtctttttgttaatttttctcttaatatATTTAGGGGCGAGCAGCTTGTGGCATCTGATTGGGGTGGTGTGGACTTAGTTGAGATGACCTCAATCCTTTTATTAACTTTGcttgctctcttttttccttaaaaaaacaaaataagtatAAGTATGTGGAGAATGGGGAGTTAGATAAAGCAAGAATGGAGGATGCAATATATTCGGGGTGAGCGATTTGTGGCATGTGGTTGGTGACTTGCTACCTTTGTTCGtcctcttttttctctcaaaaaaacAAGTATAAGTATATGAAGAATGAGAAGTTAGATAAAGCAGGAATAGAGGATGCAGCTTCATTTGTAGAAATCAATTGAATGAAGGACACACGTGcaagacaaaaagaaaaggacgcATAGAGCcaaacaaaatgacaaaacagATTGGTGTTGCGATTATCACATGGGGCTCCCCTAATCTAAGTGGAACGTGGACGTGCATCCAATATCATTTCACTACTACTTCTTTGAGCTTGTTTCTTTATAATAAAACACCTCCTATTTAATTGgcttaagaaattataaatttcaattattcgAATCTCCATGTGTATTGCATTTATTAAAGTAACAAATAAATTTGTCCTGTTTTTTGTAATAATCTACTAATTCAATCAATCAGTTTGATGAAATACAGACACATACTTTTTAATTTGCTGCAATCGTTTAAGGCTTTTGCTCCGGCCTCCGTGTAATATATATAGTTAGTTATAAAATACACTAGGTAGCAGGATCTATATATCAGCTTCCGCTTCTTATAGTAATTGTTAATGCAGCAAAACGGCTAGGAATTCATTGTTTAATTTTGTCGTTATAGTCGCCGTTTTTATATCTTACTATCATATAATAATTCACATACACTTAATATATACTTTGTTTTCGATTTGAGTAATTTTGATCGATTAACCTAGTACGAAATGTATATATCTTGGAATGCTAATTAGCTACTCAGCTATTacgataaaattgaaaataaaatattttagggttgaatattttttaatccgTTCCTTCTCATTCAATCTCTCTTCAATATTTGGCTAACTCTCGATCTCACTATTTGAATTCATTTATTTTGGGTTCATTCTTCTTTTGGATCACATCCCTTACTAATCACAGATAATCcttttcattataaatattgaattaaCTAATATATCTTTCGATTACTTCTTCTTttacatatcttttaatctattttatattgttGATATTAATCATTAGTTATCCCCTTTAACAAGGAGAATCTTATATATAAAGGAATTTCAAATTgttgtattaaaaataatatttgaacacTCCCAAcacaactcattttttttttgtaaataatgttAAATACTATAATCAAACCACGCAAATTAAACGTCAAACTGAGTGGCAACAaaagacatcactatatcaatGGAGTTTCACATATTCGATAGTTGGAATTTACGTTCCAATTGGTATGCCACTTCCACGGtgacaatttcaatttggtAATCCTTTTAGTATGAAAAGCCACAAAATAATCTGGATTTGCCATCGCCATGCTGATTATTTATTAGGTGGGTTGTGAATTAGTGATGGCTTTTGTCAAAAGTATGGGCTTTATGCCAACATAAAAGATAGTAAATTAGAATTAAGCTATGGCTAATAAAAGAGAATTTAATATCGTAGACAAGTGGAGGACAGAATCATTATGCCTCCTTTGACACATGAATTGAAAAGCATTTCGTTAGCAAATTTTCCAATTCAAATTGTGGctttaaaaaaacactaacttgaaaaataattaattatcaacatTTGATTGTTTtccaaataaagtaaaaaatatataaaaaagagaaaagagaaaagaaaaaaataaaaattaaattaagttaacaaaatgtttaattagcGCTTACTTTATTCCAATGTAAAGGTTGAAtccaaaaatatagtttttctctcttaattttaaattattagggGTAAATGTAAGTCGGGGCAGGGTGGGTCAAATTATTAGGTGGGTTAAATAAAATCCAATTTAGGTAGAACATATCCAATTAGATCAATTTGAGTTCTTTTAGATCAATTTGAGttcttttttcttagttttgacATGAATTGATTAGACTTTATTAGATTCGGGTCAAGTTGGATTGGTTTAAGGTTatcctacaaaataaaaaataaaaagagaaacaaagggATTTCAAAAAATTGGTCAAATCCATTATAAATTCAATACACCATTAGTATATCTAAGGTTTGAGAATGAACAACTCAAAATTAGTTCAAGATtctcaatttgataattaatttattgaactTGATTTATAAATCAAGTGAAACAAACATTTAAgttcattaaataaatgaattgaatttgatttatgtaTAATTTGGCCTATGAACTAGTTAtgtatatataatcaaattcatcatattattagttttttaaattgtttttttgtataaaataaatttataaataaaatatataacacaGTCAAAATATTGTATTGAATCAAGCTAATGAATTGAAGTGAATTGTTTGTGAGTTAAATAAATTCTTATCGAATATGATTGAGCCAAATTTAATTAGACTTGACTTGactcattttcatatttaaatatataaaatattaatcaattgTGTATACTAATATCATTGTTGTTGAATACGTAATAGATATACTAGTCATATGAATCATAAAGGAGTAACTAGAGTATTATTTTGACAAAGAGTGAGGTTTAACAATTGTATAATCAATCAACTACAATGAACAAATAATGGTGtacaattgattaatttttgtttatattttaattaagattaaaaaagagaaaacacaAATCAACATTATATTGGTGTTTGAGTGAAATTAGATTTATATTCCGTTAATAAGGTCtcaagtttaaattaattttatgaatgaaaaaatgtaattgaaagtgagattttattaaatatgattcatcaattttttttaataaaaattagttattgagAAAacttatcaataataataagaatcaaTAAGCAAAAATGGTGCACCGATCCTTAGTGTCCatacacattttaattaaattaaaatttgcagATAAATATCATTtagaaaagacaaaataaacacGAAGgcaccctaaaataaaaaattaaaaaattaaattaaacaggTACAGACATACAGTGAAGATGCATGGATGGTGCATTAATGTTGGGGTTATTGAATTAATGCTTGGACCATAAAATAGCACAGTGTTTGATGCCAGCAACTCACACGCATGTGTTTCTGTAGTGTGGCCCGGCCTACTTATTGCCATGGTACTCCCTTCAAAACGACTTAAACCGTAATTGTCCCCTGTCCTTAATCTTGTGGCAAAGCTACCCGTCACTGGGTCCGTCGATAGGAGTAtgtccaaaatcaattttaatttgcaataatatatttaagattGTGGGATCATTTTTGGATCTTTGCATTACTGGCTACATGGACACGGATGCCCTGAAGCattgattacacattaacatacAGAACGCAACATGAGTAAGGGTCTCTTTGGAGCCCTTTACAATTTAAAGGTTTTTGAATGTATATTTTTTCCAGCCTTAATTTGGAAAAGCCAAAAGCTCTCAGTAGAGCTTTATTGAAGCCCCAATTTCCAGTTTTCCCATTTCTTAGCTTTTTGGGAAACTGGACAACATTTTTTGTGggagagtgtgtttggatggaagaatttaaaattttgagaaactttaaattttaagaatttcaaatacttcaatttaaattcttttattttcaaaattttgtgtttgaataaaaaaaattaaaactgtgAGGGTGAAAGAGAATGATTACAAAGAGAAAAGAATATATGATTGGCGTGCTTCCAAAGAGAAAAATACTAATGTTGCATGGGGAGTCGCAATATTCAGTCAATGGAACAAGACATGGCCTAGGCCCTTCGCGTCGGCGAGCACCTCCGCCATGTGATAGGTAGCGACGACTGCTCCCTTGACTGGCGGGTACGTGTCCCTCTATGCTCACACCCGATCGATTCTCCGCGAGCTTACatggtgtttcttgaagaagagaaTCATCGGCGTGAGGGAAGAGATACGAGTTCGAGAATGAAATTTTGGAAACCTTTAGGTGGAAGAGAGGATGAAGGTTATAAAGGAAATACACGAAACATTTTGGAAAATTCTTCTgtcaagaagagaatttcaatttcttaccttttaaaaaaaattgaaatttcacatttttagttttttaaaattctgttttaaaatttataaaaatttaaattcttccaaaaaaaatatccaaacaatgaattttagataACAGAAATTTAAGttctctgataaattaatttCCTGAGTCAAAATCCTCTATTCAAACGTACTCTAAGTATATTTAGGTGAACATATATTCGTAAAATTGATCTAGaatgaaatttgttttatataacattaattttggagtgatgagatttatgtttaaatatttttattaaaataatgaaaaccttatttaatatttagcaCGTTTAGTTTTGCGTttcatttaaaagtttttttctagaatattataaacaatattttattcaattgatGTGATTTTAATATTCAATGTGAAAATATACTgatgacaaaataaaattcagttcaactcaaattaattattaatctaaaATAAACTTCTCAGCATATCAACATATatagttaaatattaaatattgaaaaaaaaatatgctgacaatataaaatatttattaatttttaaaataattatcttaaaataatttaaatagtaatttataattaaataatcgtATAAAATCTCTCAGAATATAGACATTAAACTCTTGAATATTGcttaaaattatgttaattagtttttattaacgTGATTTTGAAATCAGTCAAATATATACcgtgaaaacaaaaggtacaCAAGTAGAAATGGTAAAAAACTCGTGGATACATGTCTGAATTCGTTTTGACTTCGACGGATAATATCCGAGTTGATTGAGTATGAGTTCGGGTTCGAATTTTTCCCGATAACCAAAAATCGGTTACGGGTATGGGATTACTATATCTGTCACGACCCGGAACCTGAACCCGTCACgccacttaatttttttagaatttttgcataatttaatcaaaagcctaaaatttttattacttgttaaccttattttaaaatttttatataatttaatattattttcttaacgatttttgtagacacatgcgctataataaatttattgacatataaatagttaaaaataaatatttaacaatcaatttattttttctaaaatcaaatttttaatattttctttaaaaatatatatttttaatttgaatcagGTACCGGACGAGACCAAGAATACCCGATACCTGACGAGTAcaggaataaaataataaattttaacccatAAGTATTAGATATGAATATGAGGACATGTGAGGAGTCGGGAGTCGAGATCCAGAATCGGGACAATAATACCGTCCCCGCCGGCCTATTCCATGCCTATACACAAGACCATATAgcttcaattatttttcttttatatattacaggttttcttaattttcacaTATTCTCTGGTTACATGATTTTCTAGATCTCATTTTCTAAATGAATCTTTTTATGAGTTAATTATATTTGTGACACAAATACAATGAATTGGATTAACCAATATACATACTGAAAActaaataataactaattacTTATCCATTACGTACTGCctattatcatttatatatCAGCTTCTCAATCTATTTGCGatgcatatttttcttaacaatTAGTGGTAATCACGAGTAAATCTTCCTGGATTGATGAATCTATTATTGTAATGCCTATAAATCTTGGATATATCTCACAAATCTTTGATGTCGTATTGAATAATGATGATTAAGCCGTATATATGTCATATAACAGAAAGtgcattatattattataaggtAGCATCATTGTATTGATAGGATAGGTTCTTAGCGTCGTAGCCTACTTTCTAAACTTTCTTTACCTgattcattaattaattcatttttcatcttcttgaataaatttaattagttataattatttattttgacctGATTCATGTTAAAAGTAGTTGATTGAATCCGTATAAACAATTTTAAAGCAAGCCACCATATGATATGTTTGTTAACAAATTAATACactcttatttataattatataaacctTATATAAGTACGCAAAGAGATTTTATTTGTGAAATTTAATTCACGATATTAATCTAATAAGGTGTCTTTAAATataattggaaaaaataattattttcactcTAAAgagttctgtaaaaaaaaattctaacgaATTGATTGATGAAGCAAGATAAGATTTCGTTGACAGATCACAAATTCAAACCTAACACTTTTTGAGCAAAAAAACTTTCTTTGCCTTGAACTAGAGTGTAATTCCTTTTTCCTAAATTTacttgaagtaaaaaaaaaacctaattatTTGCAAACTGTAAACTAGCAGCTAGTTTTCTATCTGAatatataattcttttgattttcatttttctttttaatgaaaGCTGCGCTAATGGGCCAGATTAAAGTAAAACAGGTGGCTTTTAGTTTGTTTATTAGAAAGCTAACCAAGTTGTCATGAGATATTGAAGGCCGATATGTGGGAGCTTAGTCTTACTAGCAATTGACCAAATGCTATTAATCATTGCAATTAAAAGTTGAAAGCTAGACAATAccacaatgaacacataaagcaatatatatatatatatatatatatatatatatatatatatatatatatatatataagcgtGAGATAAGAAAATCACTATATATGGATTTGGGTGCCATTAGGTTCCACAAGTATGCAACCTAAGGGACTAGCTCTTTGGAAAAGAACCCCACAACTAAAACCCCATATAATACAACTTTAGGTTACATGAGATCTTTgaatactaatttatttttggcCTATCTTTTGAGCTCATATAGACACTATAACCCCACTCCAAATTTTGAAACATAACTTTACATTTCGAAGTTTCACCATATGCTTTCCTGTCGGTCATCATTCGATTGGAGAAATTATAAGCTTCCACCTAAGCTCAAgtaaaggaaagagaaaaaaaaatgtactagTAGTAATTATATTCCTCCACTCATGTCAAAGTTTGGAACATATGTGTACTTTAAAGAAAAAAGCTCTTTACACTTTGTTGATGCCATTGTCGGCCATGATCCAACCACCCAAAAGAATTcccttagaaaaataaattcttttggaGGAGTTAATGGGAAGTCCCATTTAAAGTAAGTCTTAAgataattaggaaaaaaaacatgcatgtCTTTGGGTCTGGGAGCTAGCTATTTAGGAGGAAGAATGGTGAATTGCTAATTTACTATTCATTATATGTTCTTcttgagtgtgtgtgtgtctatatatatatatatatatatatatatatatatatatatatatatatatatatatatatatatatatatatatatatatatatatatatatatatatacatatatatatatatatatatacacatatatatatatatatatatatatacacacacacacacacacacacacacacacacacacacacacacacacacacacacacacacacacacacacacacacacacacacacacacatacacactcTATCAAAAATATAAGAGACAAAAATACGTGCGGGGAGACACATATATACACATTCTATGctctagagagaaaaacactaTATACANNNNNNNNNNNNNNNNNNNNNNNNNNNNNNNNNNNNNNNNNNNNNNNNNNNNNNNNNNNNNNNNNNNNNNNNNNNNNNNNNNNNNNNNNNNNNNNNNNNNGAGCTAGCTATTTAGGAGGAAGAATGGTGAATTGctaatttactatatatatatatatatatatatatatatatatatatatatatatatatatatatatatatatatatatatatatatataaacatgtttGGTAGTTTCACACTTTCACCTACTTTTCTACAGATAGAATAATAAGCACAAttgagcattttttttatttttaaaaatgagctTTCGTTAAGCTTAATGCTTTTGCTTTGTATAGGTCTGCACGCACAAATTCATACACGTCTATCCGAAATATATGGGACAAAAATTCATGCATGGGTAGTCATATATCCACATTCTATGGTCTTTAGTGATGAACACAATATACGTTTAATAAGATCTTATAAATAGAGAATTTGATTTCTTACTGCAGCTTGTTCATGTAGATAAACAGCAAAGACCAAAGAGCGCTGACTCTTTTGTTTGATAGTGGTGAAGTGGGGATTACGCATTTACATTAGCAGTAAATATAGCTTGGTACATGCATGACTTCGATATGGTTACTTCCCATTAACTCTACAGTAATTTTTtgcaatataaaaagaaaagagagcaaAATATGAGATAAAACGAGTGAAATGATAaagatatatataagaaattgtTAGATATGAATAATAATGACTCGTGACTTAACATTATTATGTATTAACTATATCATTACTcatgttattttcatatttttgtaagGCCTGCTTGCACACGGGTTGTTATCATTGAACCTCAACTccatttaagtttttattttttctttcataaagtTAGCCCCTAAGTTTTCATCACAACCAATTATGACCTTTGGATCAAATTCTGTAGCAGGGCCATGCATTTAGTGGGCCTAATTCTCTATCATTTGtcagaaaaaggaaagaatgacagaactcAGTTATTTTAGAATCATATTGATGATATGAGTGATGGTTGCATCCACCTGGAAAGCCTTAGCTGCATTTCATCATGGAGAAGATACAAACCAATTGAGGCTGCTTTATACGTTGAAGTTCTGATTTtccattttgtattttgttcagCTTTCTTTATTCTTCTGGGTTGAGGCTCTCTTTATtaatattgttgttattattgttggCATAAACAAATTTCAAGTATAATATCATTGCAATGTGGTTGCGGAGCTAGATTTCAAATGCGAGCGGCATAATGAGGCTACACGtatcatatatataagattTGTCAACGTATACATTTATTATAACTtactaaaacataaaagatgaaaacttgAAGTTATGTACTGTATTTCGTAAGTTGTTGATTCgacaaaaagatattttcaataataaGAGTATATACTGttagaaaataaacttttttatattggttattaaccgatgttaaaattatTGACGTTAAAGTATCaatgttaatattaattgtttaaaaatagatatttttttaacaaaaaataacatcaattaattgatgttattttcttctcaccaacatcgattttttcaaaaatcaatattgttgtttattgaCAATAtcgatttttcttaaaattgatgttattttttggtttttttaatattctatttatttttttaattgtcaaccagtaattaatttatatcacaccttatcattcaaagttgtaaaaaatcacataaaataagtcatgcaccaaaagttataaacaaattatatcatgcaccaagagtaattataaatatttataaacaacATATACCATAAATGTGTTTAGCATGTTCCAATATTTCTCACAATATATCACGAagacttataaacaaaaatttacaaaatgatAACAGTAGAGTAGTAATGTACTTTAATCacaaacaaatctaaaacaaaacaaagttagaAGTTGCATCTTGGAACTCAAATATAATTCCAGTAAGCAAACTCCGTGATGGTGTAAAATTCCTCCATCCATTTCCAGTTTTTGAAGTTTTCCTATAATGATTATAAACTATCCTACACTTCATAGTCCCTTCCAAAGTTCAGATGGGTGAATCTTGTAGCCTTCATAAACGAGTATATGATACTCGACACATCCTGaaattaacatgaaattcatattagatatgtatataattttaaaatttgacatatAGAGAAGTGTTTAATTACTCATCAGACTATTGCAAGTCACTTTCTACTCAGTCAGTAAGACTTTAAAAGTGGCTAAGTTAGAAACTTGGTGGTACAAGGA encodes:
- the LOC100782070 gene encoding serine/threonine-protein kinase UCN — its product is MDSATTAPPPSQELDLDNLKLLKVLGKGAMGTVFLVQDTTNTPFALKVVDKTCVHAKLDAERRARWEIQVLSTLSHPFLPSLMGTLESPQFLAWALPYCPGGDLNFLRYRQTDRSFSPAVIRFYVAEILCALDHLHSMGIAYRDLKPENVLVQNTGHVTLTDFDLSRKLNPKPKPNPNPVIVPSIPLPNSNVPQPRRKHRRNLSRWISFFPPDGTNNNNKNGLKKAKSAQVSPVSRRKPSFSSGERSNSFVGTEEYVSPEVVRGDGHEFAVDWWALGILIYEMLYGKTPFKGRNRKETFRNVIMKPPEFVGKRTALTNLIERLLEKDPTKRLGYTRGAAEIKEHEFFRGVQWELLTEVVRPPFIPSGDDGAGEMTERFSDRNCGVNIRDYFQNLKSSPSGRFEKNVSLREF